A single window of Debaryomyces hansenii CBS767 chromosome F complete sequence DNA harbors:
- a CDS encoding DEHA2F06512p (weakly similar to uniprot|P38242 Saccharomyces cerevisiae YBR070C ALG14 Essential protein required for the second step of dolichyl-linked oligosaccharide synthesis) gives MDFESQLCIKVVLLLLPFFIIGIRLLWVLPAVNSPAMGSEKEKGLSQIPSELRGSNIMIFLGSGGHTGEMMRILANVDLNNFNRTWVTSSGDSTSILKCKKYEDERLTSGQNKSDYLVLHRARTVGESIISSVFSTVRSLISTIKHLYELPQFPSILLLNGPGTSVPLAYIIFLLKFLGLCKTRIIYIESLARVKQLSVSGLLILPITDRFIVQWKQLAVKYKRAEYYGILI, from the coding sequence ATGGACTTCGAATCACAGCTATGCATTAAAGTGgtgttattattgttgccattcttcattatcggAATAAGATTACTTTGGGTTTTACCGGCGGTCAATTCACCGGCCATGGGATCTGAGAAGGAGAAAGGATTAAGCCAAATACCTTCAGAATTAAGAGGGTCTAACATAATGATCTTTTTAGGTTCAGGTGGACACACAGGGGAAATGATGCGTATTTTGGCTAATGTtgacttgaataattttaatcGAACATGGGTTACATCATCTGGTGATTCgacttcaattttaaaatgCAAGAAATACGAAGATGAAAGACTAACGAGTGGTCAAAATAAACTGGACTATCTTGTATTACATAGGGCGAGAACTGTTGGTGAATCTATAATTCTGTCAGTTTTTAGTACAGTAAGGTCACTCATTTCTACAATTAAGCACCTCTATGAATTACCACAGTTTCCATCTattcttttattgaatGGACCAGGGACATCTGTTCCACTAGCATAcataatatttctattgaaattcttgGGTTTATGCAAGACCAGGATCATCTATATTGAAAGTCTAGCGAGAGTTAAACAATTGAGCGTAAGTGGTCTTTTAATATTGCCAATTACTGATAGGTTTATTGTTCAATGGAAACAGTTAGCCGTAAAATATAAAAGAGCCGAATATTATggtattttaatttaa
- a CDS encoding DEHA2F06534p (some similarities with CA5514|IPF730 Candida albicans IPF730 unknown function): protein MGIRPISNTGNTFNGLIKEFPGLGVDRFNTIANLYLLTHCHTDHLCGLRNKSFDSIVYCSETTKKLVALDPSFRHVLPFIIPIETNVPFTITLNGEEITMTLIPAYHCPGATMFLLEGATKNILYTGDIRAESWWVETLSKCPSLFPYTAGLKVLDNIYLDTTFIYRGEPFIEIPSNNEGISVVTSLIKSYPRDDPDVQFYFVDSTSGFEEAWAQIANSLQGTLHTSEENKLRIESLDCNHLYTHYGHVLNHLINKQSNSRNLKFHACGKYLPSCMSDVPKFPIRIKQCIDFNILDFTGVFCPILLSSISSSERTSGLKMLGKTLKGNIVYEFRGRRWLCKKDGNELLPADIKLVFSRHSSYSECRNFVSKFKFRDVYPCTESKDTWQNGMIMSRLFGDLVYKPYKGDITLLEYDKAKSLEYGPHHSSLLNRPVKIINRWNFSECVDEIRWVKRFLSKIDNNSSDIVHQNSNQFNFEGQKFISKFDLSNYTEDERQFHEERHKDIQLQKIVIGRGEAWYRKIIENQQKLYCKYHNDIEGGVRSVLRNDPNSDVQFNDGMKLGGIDRYNYDNGSISDESTDEQSHYDSPNISHKNIDDSSVKFGINSNERIHAEPQLEVCRNDELTDIEDESDSIMSEDPFNENAKFERALRRKTVPIKEDINEALPQQNNFKRPCLQRTNKYNNKRSKKSDFSFIESSFNSFEISFRRHISETEDASITKNASSMMLANRQISSSKIYFKSCASVNSSTIQNVSNDLNNDPANWFSLKLKSVDTQFNQVTKFT, encoded by the coding sequence ATGGGAATACGACCTATATCAAATACGGGTAATACATTTAATGGTTTAATAAAGGAATTTCCAGGACTTGGAGTTGATAGGTTTAATACCATAGCCAATTTATATCTACTCACACATTGTCACACTGACCACTTATGCGGTCTACgtaataaatcatttgataGTATAGTTTATTGTTCCGAAACGACTAAGAAACTAGTAGCATTGGATCCATCTTTTCGACATGTACTACCATTTATTATACCAATTGAAACTAATGTGCCGTTCACAATTACGTTGAATGGAGAAGAAATAACTATGACTTTGATCCCAGCTTATCATTGTCCTGGTGCCACGATGTTCCTACTTGAAGGAGCCACGAAGAATATACTTTATACTGGAGATATAAGGGCCGAATCATGGTGGGTAGAAACGCTTTCCAAATGCCCCAGTCTTTTTCCATATACTGCCGGATTGAAAGTTTTGGacaatatttatttggaCACCACTTTTATCTATAGAGGAGAGCCATTTATAGAAATACCACTGAACAATGAAGGTATTTCGGTAGTTACACTGTTGATAAAATCGTATCCTAGAGACGACCCTGACGTACAATTCTACTTCGTTGATAGCACATCTGGATTTGAAGAGGCCTGGGCGCAGATAGCGAATTCTTTACAGGGCACTTTACATACAAGTGAAGAAAATAAGCTAAGAATAGAACTGCTTGATTGTAATCACCTATATACACATTACGGTCACGTACTAAACCATTTGATTAACaaacaatcaaattctCGTAACTTGAAATTCCATGCATGCGGTAAATATTTACCTTCATGTATGTCAGACGTTCCCAAATTTCCAATTAGGATAAAGCAGTgtattgattttaatattttagatTTTACAGGGGTGTTTTGTCCAATTCTTTTGAGTAGTATCTCGTCTTCTGAACGTACCAGTGGATTAAAAATGTTAGGAAAAACACTAAAAGGAAACATCGTATATGAGTTTCGTGGAAGAAGATGGCTCTGCAAGAAAGATGGAAATGAACTCTTACCTGCTGATATTAAGTTGGTATTTTCCAGACATTCTTCATATTCAGAATGTAGGAATTTTGTttctaaattcaaattcagaGATGTCTACCCTTGTACCGAATCGAAAGATACATGGCAAAATGGAATGATAATGTCGCGTCTATTTGGCGATTTGGTTTATAAACCTTATAAAGGTGACATTACATTGCTTGAATACGATAAGGCCAAATCCCTTGAATATGGACCCCACCATTCCTCGCTATTGAATAGACCtgttaaaattattaataggTGGAATTTCTCTGAATGTGTGGATGAAATAAGATGGGTGAAACGTTTTCTCTCTAAAATTGACAATAACTCGTCTGACATTGTACATCAGAATTCTAATCagttcaattttgaaggtcaaaaatttatttcaaagtttGATTTGTCCAATTATACAGAAGATGAGAGACAATTTCACGAGGAAAGACATAAAGACAtacaattgcaaaaaattgttattgGTAGGGGAGAAGCGTGGTACAGGAAGATAATAGAAAATCAGCAGAAGCTTTATTGTAAATATCATAATGACATTGAGGGAGGTGTGCGGAGTGTACTTAGAAATGACCCTAATAGTGATGTACAATTCAATGACGGAATGAAACTTGGTGGTATTGATAGATACAATTATGATAATGGGAGTATTCTGGATGAATCGACGGATGAACAATCACATTATGATAGCCCAAATATTTCTCacaaaaatattgatgatcTGTCTGTGaaatttggaattaatAGCAATGAAAGGATCCACGCAGAGCCCCAACTAGAAGTATGTCgaaatgatgaattaacggatattgaagatgaatctGATAGTATTATGTCTGAAGATCCGTTCAATGAGAACGCCAAATTTGAACGGGCATTGCGAAGGAAAACTGTCCCAATAAAGGAGGATATAAATGAAGCTCTCCCCCAACAGAATAACTTTAAACGGCCATGTTTACAGCGGACAAATAAGTACAACAATAAAAGATCTAAAAAATCtgatttttcattcattgAATCTAGTTTTAATTCTTTCGAAATAAGTTTCAGAAGGCATATTAGCGAAACTGAGGATGCATCAATAACCAAAAATGCTTCACTGATGATGCTAGCAAACCGCCAAATTAGTTCGAGTAAAATCTACTTTAAATCATGTGCTAGTGTAAACTCTTCTACGATTCAAAATGTATCGAACgacttgaataatgatcCTGCAAACTGGTTTAGCTTGAAATTAAAGTCGGTAGATACGCAGTTTAATCAAGTTACAAAGTTTACCTGA
- a CDS encoding DEHA2F06556p (highly similar to uniprot|Q04307 Saccharomyces cerevisiae YDR045C RPC11 RNA polymerase III subunit C11), with amino-acid sequence MLSFCPYCANMLIMAQKDDGCNRFFCSTCPYEFKIDGFQMYDRKKLSRKEVDDVLGGEGAWDNVDQTLAQCPIDSCGGDKAYFFQLQIRSADEPMTTFYKCVKCSHQWREN; translated from the coding sequence ATGTTGTCATTTTGTCCGTATTGTGCTAATATGTTAATAATGGCTCAGAAAGATGATGGGTGTAACAGGTTTTTCTGTCTGACATGCCCCTACGAGTTTAAGATCGACGGATTCCAAATGTATGATCGTAAGAAGTTATCGAGAAAAGAAGTTGATGATGTTTTAGGTGGTGAAGGAGCTTGGGATAATGTTGACCAGACATTAGCACAATGTCCTATTGACTCATGTGGTGGGGATAAGGcatatttttttcaacttcaaatcAGGTCTGCCGATGAGCCTATGACCACATTCTATAAGTGCGTTAAATGTTCCCACCAATGGAGAGAAAACTGA